The stretch of DNA TTAACTTTCAATGGAAGTAAAGCTTTATGGTTTTGTTTGTCTTGCCGTCTATGATCGGGCTTGAATTAACTACTGTATGCTTTGTTGGTATATATGTGGATGAAAAATTAGACTACAATTCTTTCAAGCTGAAATTAGATTGTATCCTGATGCCTATGTTTCTAGCTGAAATTTGAATGGAAGCAGGTCGGAGGTGATCATTTCAATAAGGTTTTTGGCATGGCTACTGATTTATCTAATTCTCTCTGTTCATCTCATACGATGCTCTACGATCTTGGCAAACATTATGAGATAGAAACTTATAGGTTCTAAAGACAAGATCTTATGAGTTTGCAAGTTCTGTAAGAAGGAAAAAGAGACCCTGTATTTTTGTTGCGGTCTATGGAAATCCGTTAGTTTGCCTTTGTATGCAGTACACTCAACACACACTGCTCTTGGTAAcaagttgaatttttttatgaattctTGTTCTTACTTCAACTTATATGTTGAAAAATTATTGTAGAATATAGAGCAGATAAGATGTCTAAAATAAACAGGGTAGACATTCCCTTTGGTCCTTCAAATGAAAGTTAATAATCTGACAgattttttcttgttttgagGATGCTACCAAGTTGAGATTCCATATCAGACCTGCAAAAATAAATATGCAGTTTTGAGAATTTCAGCAGAACATTTTAGGAGGGGAAGTGGAGATATCTCATGCTGCTAATTTAGAGTTGAGATGGTGTGGTAAAAGTTGCATCTGGGTGATGAACTGAAAAGTACAATACTGATTTGAATCTTGGATACACTGCTGTGCTTGGTGATGATTGCAGTATCTTACTAGAGTGGACTGTTATCTGATTTGTAGTTTCTTTTCTTTGTAAGAAATGCCTTTTTTTTACCTGAGGCGATTTTATTAATGAACTGAACGAAGCAAGTTGAATCCACTAGGATTTTTTTCTATTGAAATATTCTAGACATAGAAAGAAGCACAAGTTCCAGATTTGTGGCCCGTATTGGAGTTAAAGCCCGATCAGAGTTTGAGTTCTGTGTTCATCAGGGATTCTCTCCAAGGTTTAACAGGAATTTGTTGTAATACGAATTTTGACTTTAGATTTAAACATTACTGTGCTCTAATAATGTTAATTTGCGACCTGATCATCCACGTAATTGATTGATCTGATGTATGTGAATGTCTTCACTGCAGAATCAGACAGAGTTGAAAACACAGACTAAACCTGGGAAATTAGAGAATGTATAAAATGCCTGTGAGCGGGTAAGATAGTTCAGCTGTCTGTTTATCTTGTCATTTGCCTTTTGGAATTTGGGCAGACCTTTGACAAGGTAAAATTTTCAGGTTCAGATGAATGGAGGACAATGCCTGCAAAAACTCTCTATGCATATCCCTTTTCTACATTGTGAACAGGATATCGCTCTCTCGTTGTTGAAGATGGGGTTGGGTGGGGATGGGGGGCGTTTTCTTCTTGTGCACTACTATTAATATTAAGTGTTTTTAGCAGTTATTATAATACATGGGCTATAACGTTGTAGTGTATGCTATTACCATGTCAGTACATGCGGCAGAGCGAACTCCCTTTAGAGTTGCAACCTTCATTCAACATGTTTCAACCAGCTGTTTTGCTCTCATGCCTTCGTTATGTTGTTTCGTCaatattaatcaaatattttgaTCGAATTGTTTGGCCTTCCCTACAAAGTAGTAACTTGCACTgtatatttcattttattttggtGCAATTTGAGGAAATGGAAATGAAACCATGTTGACTGTtcgaaaacataaaataattaaagaacATACATGTGATACCAGAAAAAAATCTGCATTGAATTCCATATCGAATTTCAATAAAAATCCGCAAGAACTTAAGTCATCGGCGTTTTTCAAGGGAAATGTCTAGGAAAGAAAAACAAGACCTCATCCTACGTAATTTTATTCGGTGTAATTTCATCATTATTGACGCTACAATGTAAAGAAAGCATCCCATGGGTGTATTGCTTTCTCACCTCTCTGTACTTCTGAAGCAGCATCTTGTACCGTACTTCAATGACGTTAAACTCAACTTCCTTGCAAAACTTCGACATGACTTGCATGAAAACTTCTTCCGCTACACGCCAGTGCTGACTAGACAAATCCAACAGGTACATGCTATCCACCGATAAAGTACTCAAATTGCTCGAGTTTTCTATTTCTTCTTCCACTGCAAGATGTCTCATCCATCGCAGGTGTCCGAGAggatcttcattttctttcaaagTTGCTTCTATATGTTTTAGGATGTTGGAAAACTTTGATTCATTCGAGATCCTATTGACCAAGAAATCGAAAATTGTCCTCCAGTTATTGTTGAACCTATCCTCTGTTAATGATGATGCACCGACCAAACAAGCCTTCCGAAACATTGGATCACTGTTGCCAATGAGATTTATCGCAACATGCAGGAGCTTCACAGATACAGTGAGAAGATTTTGTGGCATGGAATCAGGTGACATGTATAGTAACATTTTCTGTTTCTCGTACCAAGAATAGACCGCAATGTGCATAAAACCTTCCCACCTGTCACGAAATCATAATTTGTATTTTTCACGTAAATAATCTGAAAGAAAGAGATGTGTGTATGGTTTCTGAGGTGGAAAAGACTATCTAGTATGCTGTTGGTTCACAAGTTTTCGCAAAACTCCCGTTTTCACACCAAAGTTGGAGAAAAATACTTACTCAAACGGAGGTTCAATCTCAATAGCCAGAGTCAAATGTAAGGAGAATTCAATTGGATTATTGAATTCCTCATCTTTAAGGGTCCGAGCTTCATGAGGAAATCCTCTGGGGATATATAAAACATCACCTTCTTTCAGCAAAAATTGTTGGCACACATCAGTTATTTGGCTTTCGGCCTGTAAATCGTGTGGGATATCTAAAGGTTCATATAAACGAGGTAATTGGTGATCCAACCGAGGAAAAATTGTCCATTTTTTGACACCGATAAGTTGACATACAAATACACAATGGTCGTCACTGTGGCGAACCAAACCTTGGGAATTATTAGGTGTTAAGTACAAATTTACACCAGCTGACGGCTGGCCAAAGAGAGAAGCTAACCCATCTGCAATAGAAGCAATAGTTTGAAAATGTAACTCCATGCCACGTAGAGCAATTGAGTAACCGTCCAAAAATGCATCttcaaatttcaatatatcatcaatattgAGGATATGACGACCCACGGAGATACCGGGGCCGGAATGCTCCTGAAAATAGTGCAACTCTCTTTTTCTGCATGACGATTTTACAACACGGACATCTTGGTTGTAAACCAGAGGGCAACCAAGTTGATTTCTTACATCCTCCATCACCTGTAGGATATCCAGTTCATCGGATGCTGTTGGCGGACAAGAGGTGAATCGATTTAGCATTGTTGGAAGAAAGCTTGGTATTGCCTCTTTTGGACCAAGAAACTTAATAAATGGACTGAAAATACCATCCTGATTAGCTGAAGCCTGTGCAGAATTCCTTACGAGCATAGGAGACACCTCCCAAATGTTTGATAGAAATAGTTCAAAAGTAGTTTCTCCCAATCCAAATATGCTTTCCATTATCATATCAAAAGCTACTGGTTCAAGGTTTAGTCGAGAAGTAATGGAGAGCCTAAAAATACTTTCAGCCAATTTATTTGTTGCGGTGTTAAATGTGCAGAAATCTTTTCCCAAATCACCTTTAGAAGAAGAGATAGAAAACCTCTGTTTATTTACTATTCCCCACAAACTTTTCAAATGGACCAAATACAATTCCGATAGCTCTGTTGGTATAGCTCTTAGCTGCTCCATCGTGCAGGTGTTGATAAGAGTGGTAGCAACATGAAAAATCGAAGCTGAATActcatcatcctcaaatactaTCACATCAGCGGAGGCAGAAACCATGGGAGCATAATGTTTATTTGCCTGAATTGAGCAAAGGCTAATGGACATTTAGTCAGAGTAAAAAATTTGAAACCAAATTTTCcgattttgataattttaagattCTAAATTGCACGTACAATTAAAGGACTACAcgatatgcaaaatttttagtCAGATAAGAGACTGAGTTCCTAAGATTTTCGTCAGTTCTTTCATTTACTGACTGGACATGATCTGTGCTACTTTCCTTTAAATACGTGACTTAAGGTGtgtaatttaacattttaatggTGCATCGTTGTCTATACAGCAAAATTTTCTAGTTCTACCATCCTCTTTAACATATAGATGATGAATTACAAACTTATTGGCATGTAGGATGACATAACTGAACATCTTTGAAAGTGAAGTTTCATAACCAGCCCTTCGGTCGAACTAATTACTCAAACTTCAAATAGAATATTATCAGCCTATGCTACAATCATCCACAGGCCTTCTACCAAAGATTATAAAAGaaaccaaaaactaagaatcgGCACAGAGAAGGCTTCACATTTTCCACTGATAAAGAAGTTCTCTTCATAATTAAGGTCAAAGAAAGATGCTCACATAAGCTTCTCAATGGCAGAGAACTGAAGCAGCCTTTGACGTCCAACTGATGCTGTAGCCAAATCCAACATAGCATTGCAAGCAACCATCGAAATTTTCCTCGTCGGACTTCGTAACAGTGAGATCAAGCTCTTTATAATTTCATCTTCCAGAGCAATTTTTTCATTAATCTCAAACGATGATAGGGAGGCAGCCCCAACAATCTCGGCGCTTTTGCACACAATTTCAACACAACTGTtgcaaaacaaaaacaaaaacaaaaacaaaaaaagacacgaaagaaaaaataaaagagtGGCAACTTTGCAAAACAAACAACCCTAGAATTCTTTAATAAAACTACCCTAACCATTACTTGGATTTAAGGAGCGCTGGAATCAAGGAGAGAACAGGTGCGAACAGGAAATGCGGAAGTGTGAGAATAATACGGATACGGTTCAAGCATTTCTTTACGAGGGCTTGGTTGTTACGAGATTTGGAAAGAATGGCTGCCAAAAGTAAAGGAAAAAGCGTATGGGAGTGCGGATATTGTAGCTGTTTTCGCCCCTTGTTCTTGGTAATTCTTCCATTTTTGCAGATAATCGCCAATTTCTTCTTCTGCTGCTGCTCTTCCATATTGTTATTAAATTATTCTCCCCTGTCCTTTAAAATCGGAAGAGCCATGCGTTTTCTAGTGTTGCCGTTGACGCCCCTTTCATCTCGTACTTTTTGCAAAAGAAAACAAAGCTATGTGAAGGCGAGGAAAAAAGTTGAACATCACACCCATTACAGGATGCTGAAAGAATAACAAGTTGAAACTCTCCACAGCTTCCAAGTTCTTCTAAGTTGTGTCCTGTTTcctttcaaaaaataaaaaaaaaatgagttgTGTCCTGTTTcctttcaaaaaataaaaaaaaaatgagttgTGGTGTCCTGTTTGGGGAAAGTATATAGAAAGGGAGATAAACTGATGAACGAACAACTCCACAGGCCTTCAAAGAATGATTTCCATGTGACAGGAAATCAAACCACCCAACCCTTTTCTTCTTTGATGATAAATATTTACGTGGATAACAAACTCAAGTgtactataaatatttattttaaatttgcaaaTGATTCGGGTTATAACTTTATTTTGcttcttttgttttgttttttttttgaagtctTCGCTCGGTTTCTCCGTATATTATATCATATCTATTTTGCATTAGGAACATAATTGAGTAtgtgaattaattattaatgaAAAAGAATGTACACCTGAATTTTTAAGTATAATGTACAGAAAATACTAGAAAAAATGGAATTATTAAAATAGATGTGatgtatatattaattttaaaattattgatataattaCCTGATATGAAAATTAGGAGAAAAACACATGAAAATTCAAGAGAAGATGATATATTAGAAAAAAATTCTCTCGAGGTAAAAGATgtagatatatattttattagagagtcaaaaaaatcaaaataattcatcATTGGAAAAgtccaaaataataattgtattttcttcatttaaaaattttaatgggACACCTCCTGATCTTTAGGTACaaatattaatatttcaaaaaaaaaaactattttttttagatttaagtcataacatcataaaaatataaacatatatgcatatattcacataattcaaaaattacttttgaatatatacacacacaagaTATATGTAGTcatacaaaaaataatatatagtaaaacaatattttgaataataaaaaaattataaaaacaacTAAATTGCTCTCACtacttttttaattaatatttttgtatttaaaaGTTCTTATGATAGTTAAAATTACCCGAAGATATATAAAAACACTTTTAAAGTTGTGAATTACAAAATTATTAAGAATTGATAGAGAAAAATGATAAGagatttcaaaatttataatttagaatttatgattcagtgtttgaaaaaaaataaaattaaataatatattttgcatacttaaatattttatcaatgaaagttttcaacaaaaaatttcTTGAATAATTTACATAAATTGTTTGGCTTAAATTATTTaaggaaaattttaaattcaaattttattatttaattaaattaatgtaatattaatTGAGTCTCGATAGAAATAAATCTTTTCCTTCCCAACAATTGCAATATTTGCGATCAATAAAAATCGAATTGATGACCTTGGCTccgataccaattgtaggatcaAACATTTGTCGCTTTGCCAAAAATTATATCTGATGGTAATGgtataactcaaatattttaactgTATAGCAGTCCAATCGCCATGGCTCGATTGATGAATCCaatagggacaattattgcactgtAATAATCTCACTCCTTGCATTATATGGGAATTGAACACATGACATTGACTATGATATGAAACAATTGTAAGATCATGCGCTTGCCACTTTACCAAACGTTATAGCAAGTGGTAACAGTGCAATgttaactaaaatattttaaatccgTAAAACAACTCAAACATCATGTTTCGATTATTCTATACCCTATGCCCTAATCTGTACTCATTAAATTGCAATCATATTAATAACGCACAATGAATTGATAAACATAACTTAGTTAACGTAGTAAAcgaataatattaaataataattttgttatttgaaaatgtggaaaatatattttacataaCTTACTCAAAACTATTTTACATTTGTTGGAGTATACAACTCGTTATGTACAGAGTACGAAAGTAACAGACATAAGGggtccaaaataaaaattggatTTGGAGTACAATCAAATGAAAGCGTGGTTACAAGACCTACACCCAGCTCTTCCGCTAGCTCGTCCCACACTGGTAGGAGTGTCATGACTACAAGTACAATACCCACGGTAAGAAGCATTTTTCGCCAAGTTCCTCCCTCTGTTACGTCGTTTGAGCATGGTTTCTCTGGAGCCCTCTGCATATTTCATAGCAGTCAAGAGACAAACTTCCACTCATATTGCATCTAAAAAGTTGCATACCTGACATATTAGGACGTATAATCCCCAAGGAAGCGGCAAGGGTCCACCGAGCTGAAAGTCGGAGAAACATGAAATTTCAATTAAGAATGTTACCGCGAAAATCGATACCACAGAGGGGTCTTACAAGATAATTTGACAAGAAAAGACAACAAATTTACTTATTGTAAAAATTTGTTTACTTTTTGGTGTTTTACCCCTTGTAGGTGGCGGTTTTCGAGAATTTAGAGATGATAAagaaatttgaagaaaaatggtaACCATTTCTTTCAGACAAGACGACATCTTTGATGTGATGATTGTATATTTGAAGCTACAGATTGTAAGACAATGAACTTCAGAAATACTTGTGCAAGCAAAGGTGAACATACCACTCCCAATCCAAGCATAGTGTAAGTTGCTAATCCAGAAGCAACAAGGGCACTTTTTCCAAAAGCTCCCTGAAAATAATATGTAAGGAATTCTACCAGTTGTGATCCTGGTTTAGAAGAAGAACATTATTCACGGGTAAAAGCAACAAGCTGATAACAGATtcgaagaaaataaaattcaatagCAGAAAAATATCTGATCATTAAGTTTCTAACTTTTCCTTATGATTCATTACGTACTTTAAATAAGTAGATTGCAGTAGTATCAAATCCAATCCAAAAAATAAAGACCATTTCACCTGAAATTCACTCTGGAAGAAATAGGTTATGTGCAAAATATTACTCTTGAAATCATAGAACAATTACACAGTGATGTGTAAACAGTAATTTCGAGTTGCTAGCTTActcccaaaatattttatccAACAAAACCACGATCAAATACTTCTAGTCAGTGTAAGCGCATGTGTGGTAAATGCCATGAACAAAATCAGTCCAATCTTCATACTGCACCTTGACTGCTAAAAACAAAGGGAAAATAAAGGAAACACGTACCTGCATAGCCCTTCCACCATCAAGACATCCAACTGGTAGCAAATTAAATGCAGATGTTGTCAGCCCGCACCTACAAACCAAGAACGCAACATTAAGCATATAAATCAAACCATAACAATTTCAAAGTTCCTCATACATACATCACCAGCCAGCAATCACTAGAGGATGAATTGAGATTGCTGTGGCATGCATGCTCCTGATATTAAAGACAAGACATTACAAGTTGGATATTTTTCCATTGATGACAAGGAATGGCTCAAACAGATGATGGTAGAAAAGTAAAACAGTAACTCACGTGTAACCAAGAAAGCCTCTGCTGATGAGCCCAAGAAGTAAAGAGCCTTGAAAAAGCATGCTGGGAACCTGCACCAAATCTCCAGCCATGGCTGGATTTGATGAAAGCATCAGGCCAACAGTGAACATAGAGAAAGACAACGCAGCTCCTGCAAATGGCTCAGCCAATGAAATATCTACTTTTGCCTTTCGATCAGGAAGAATGGACCTGAACTACAACCAAAGCAACAGAAATTAGAAATTAAATAGTTTTACAAATTCAGAAACTTAAGACTAAAAAGTTTGCAGCACAAACCGTGTAACAAAGAAGATCATACCATACAGTTCCAACATCAAATATTTGCAGCTGCATACTCACCCGAGTAATTGCTCCAAAGCTCCCAAGAGTAATATTTGGAATGAAGAAAGGAATACTCAGTTTTACTTTCCTAGGAAATGCTGCAAGAAAATGCCCAACTTCCTGCAGGAAATCAAGCCCATTGGAAATTAAAAGCAAAAAAACATATCATAGACAGACAGACCTTACACATGTCTACTGAAACTACATCAGTATGAAGTAACTAGTCATTATAAAATCTGTTTTCCGCACAAAAAAAGATCAGAAATTCATGTCATGGATTACATTTTTAATTTCATTGGTGAGTCTCTAAATAGATGCAATAGAAAAAGATATAAAAAGAAATTTCGATTTTAAGTAAAATAATGAGGCTTGAAAAAATGAATTTGTGTCACAACCAAGAATTCAAAACAAACTGCACCACTTAAATAGATGAAGTTAATCAAAAGACGATGACATTTCTGATCCAAGTTTTATCTTCAGGAGCTCAATAATCTAGAGACAAGAATGATAATTACATGAAACAGCTGAATCCCTAGCACACCATAAGCCAAAGGCAAAGCAGAGTCCACAAACGGAAATAGGAGTTGCATATCTGGTGGTTCAACAGCATTTGGATCAGTGAAGTATTTAACTACCTCTGGCGGAAGTCTACTTATCTGTTTTAAACCAGAAACTGTTGATAATCAGTAACTAATGTGGAATAGAGTATTCGAAAAATGTGTTACATGTTGATTATCATACCTGAGATGATATTCCTAGCTCTACTAAGGAACCAATAGTAAGAAGAAACAACAGAAGAGCAATCACATATTGCCAAAGAGTTGTTTGGCCGGGATCCGAAACCTGTTTTCGCAGCATGCAAAAGCTGACACGGGGTCCACCACGTGGATCTGGTCCTTCAGAATTTGGTTCCTCCACCATGAAGAGGTTGTATTTATCTCCCATTACCTCAGCTAGCTGCTTCTGAATTTTCGCAAAAACATCCTCTCTCTTTCCCCTAAGGTTGCCAAGAAAAAGAATGCCTTCTTCTAGATCACCAAAAGGCTCTTCTCTAGTTACCCAAAAGGTTGAATAGCCGAAGAGCTTCTCCTTTATAATCTTAACATCAGCTGGATCAACCTTTTCTGGCCCCAGAAGTTCCAGTAATTTAAAAGAGTCAACCTGGAAATTGCTGTATGATTGTCCAATAGGTGATAGAGTTGGTGGCTGCggaagacaaaaaaaaaattaataaaaccaTTATGTTGTTTCAGTTAATGGCGAATTGAACTTGACTAAACTCATGATGAGATTTAAgactttttttttcattcaGAATAATTTATCCTTCATATCACATTGTCTTCAGGCTGTTCATTCTCCAGGACACTGTTATCACAGCAAATATCACCCTAAATAATTGTTATACAGCATCACAACCACTACAAAAACTTAAAAGAGTCCTCTCAAGACAAAGTGACGAGCACGTGATGAATCGCCGAGCTTACTTATTTAATATTCAATAAGTTATCGGAGATGTTGTGATATCTGAAGTTGCTGGAGACTAATCCTAATATCATACTGGCTCTGTTTAATAGTTTGATCCCGAAAGAGTAAGTTCCGGTGCCTACACTTACTCTCCAAGTTGGCTTGCTCTgcaatatttatgatttttaaatcaaGTTTTCCCCTAAATTTGTAATGGTGCTCTTTATACACGTAGTCGGAGGGATGAGTTTCATTCACCATAAGGATCATCCTCTGTTATCTTTTCATCTTATATGACCATAAGGATCATCCTCTGTTATCTTTGTCTATCCCCATATTCTCGTCACTAAAATACTAAATAGCCCATATTACTGCCTCAAGCAAAATTGCCAGGTTATTTTGCTACTTCCTCCACAAAATTACCAAAATTTTCTCGAACATATCTTCAGCTTAATGATAGCCAATCGTGAAACTAGTATCAAATTTTGAAACCACGACCCTTACTGATTAGAAGTTACTATATAACATCTCACTTCGGAGTTTAGGTTATAAAATTTTAGTAGGATCAAATTATCTGACTTTTTTCAAAATGGTCGCCGGCTGAAAAGTAAACTTTTTGTCAAGCGAAACAATATTTTTCCGTCACTTCCATATCCCTAGTATATAAGCAGTCTAGTGTCTAccaattcaaataatcaaaataaaacctctaatatcaaattttaattattacttcTATTGTACCATTTGAACTCATGTTCATATCATCCAGTAGCAATCCCGTTTCTAAGCTTCGGCGTGAAAGAATAATGGTATCACATATCACTTCATGCAACCAGATTGTGTCAATAAAAACAACCAGTTTACAAACAAATCttaaaaaatgacaaatttgcatagagaaatgaaaaaaaaaacatcaaagCAAACAAAGTGAGACATTTAAGCTCACCCGCGAAGATATAGAAGCCGTTGAATCATCATCAGACTTCTTCTCAGATGACGTCTGTTAAAGTAGATGACTGCAAGTCAACGGTtgactagggaatttattgactcaagtgtaataaacaatctttattttaatataatttaactttttatggtcttattatactttatctgtatacccatgcaaacagcatagataaagtcattgattatgctttaatacaaatgaatcgtaattcgatgttgaaactcatttgtaaacactgcatattctaaattcgttcctagtcgattcagccgcctaaaacagggataaaggtcgcctgagctcgagactagcatttgtgatgttgtgtactgcatttcttgataagggcatagagatgtccaaacattaagatgggtagtcatatgatgattataccgaacaaccctccctcggactttccaagtgtttatcattcatcgagaggataagtccgtggttatgactgtacaccattagtccttacgacccggggcaacactgaggctctatatgctagggctgtgctttgactcgtttaccggctccaggagagtcatcaggtggcgaggttgggtatagttgcgacacatataggagccagtgcattgtagtcggggattcaccgctcacctgcgggtagtggatatcctatgtgatctgatgaaattatagtgcgtggaatctctggccagagtatgatatgtacgttagagaaggagttctccaaccgtacacgcgatgccactattatatgtatcacatagttatcgaattaatatgcaaccctcggtgaaccaatggttgcagattcgatcgggatatattaaatgaagggaccgtactgtacgttaatcataatcgactgattcttgcaggcactaacagtgatacctaggggatcatggggtgatgctactagacgctcttaccataatccgatgggtgcaatcagaaatgagttctgacattcttaatcaaggtgttgatgaaaagaatggagctaactagggtaagcccgaataagaataaatattattttgaatcacaaagagttgtgaacccacggctagctgtatccctgaaccattgagggtcacacaagcactggatcgtttgttcctgttgagagaataaattcaaaaagttgaatttatattatatagtaaattcaaggagttgaatttatgataattaaattttgagagaataaattcaaggagttgaatttataaaatttgagaatttaatttattaaactcaaatgttgggtttattagacattaaattttggaggtgatataatttcaagtagttgaatttataatttaaataataaattcaaatgttaaatttataatgaatttaattaattaagctcaaaagttgagttgcttaaatattaaattaaaattgatgggaagtatgtttaatgagcttgtaggagtacaagtccaacatacttaaTAATTAAcgtttaatggactttgattaaattaaatattaaattaaaattgatgggaagtatgtttaatgagcttgtaggagtacaagtccaacatacttaataattaaagtttaatggactttgattaaattaattaaactagttggactagcccaattaattaatcaagcacattaatgttaattatatgTATTAGGTCATGGGTTAATAATAAATAGGTGTTGAGAAGTCAAAACCCTAGCCACCACCTTCACAAATTTCGAAAAACCTCTCTTCCAAAGCTTGAGAAATTCGGCCACTTCTTTTTGAAGGAAAactttgagccgtctctcgttTTCAATCTCCAACGTAAAAACCTCTTTTAATTTTCTAGTACGAATTAGAAGAtgaacaaatcatctagtcgtggatctgattagaagaaaggagtccttgaagaaagttcgtagggatttatcAAGAGCTAgtccgtttataccggattagttggagccacatgattaattcacaaaggtataCTTTTCTAACATCttatgaatgtttttgttaaaatataCGATCGttcaaagcaaaacatattttgattgtcaaaataaataaaaatttttaaaacttccgctgcgtttgagCGTATAGAAAACCCAGATCCAACAACGTCATCGTAGCCAAATTCGTATTATCCTTATTTTCTCTATCACCATGGACACAATATCATCATTCCTGTtgttattactattataacacGGCCTAATAACAAAATCCCACCTCCCAAATTTCCCCTTCCAAGATAATCTTCGCCTCTCTGGAACAG from Primulina tabacum isolate GXHZ01 chromosome 3, ASM2559414v2, whole genome shotgun sequence encodes:
- the LOC142540788 gene encoding uncharacterized protein LOC142540788 isoform X1, with the translated sequence MEEQQQKKKLAIICKNGRITKNKGRKQLQYPHSHTLFPLLLAAILSKSRNNQALVKKCLNRIRIILTLPHFLFAPVLSLIPALLKSNCVEIVCKSAEIVGAASLSSFEINEKIALEDEIIKSLISLLRSPTRKISMVACNAMLDLATASVGRQRLLQFSAIEKLILCSIQANKHYAPMVSASADVIVFEDDEYSASIFHVATTLINTCTMEQLRAIPTELSELYLVHLKSLWGIVNKQRFSISSSKGDLGKDFCTFNTATNKLAESIFRLSITSRLNLEPVAFDMIMESIFGLGETTFELFLSNIWEVSPMLVRNSAQASANQDGIFSPFIKFLGPKEAIPSFLPTMLNRFTSCPPTASDELDILQVMEDVRNQLGCPLVYNQDVRVVKSSCRKRELHYFQEHSGPGISVGRHILNIDDILKFEDAFLDGYSIALRGMELHFQTIASIADGLASLFGQPSAGVNLYLTPNNSQGLVRHSDDHCVFVCQLIGVKKWTIFPRLDHQLPRLYEPLDIPHDLQAESQITDVCQQFLLKEGDVLYIPRGFPHEARTLKDEEFNNPIEFSLHLTLAIEIEPPFEWEGFMHIAVYSWYEKQKMLLYMSPDSMPQNLLTVSVKLLHVAINLIGNSDPMFRKACLVGASSLTEDRFNNNWRTIFDFLVNRISNESKFSNILKHIEATLKENEDPLGHLRWMRHLAVEEEIENSSNLSTLSVDSMYLLDLSSQHWRVAEEVFMQVMSKFCKEVEFNVIEVRYKMLLQKYREVRKQYTHGMLSLHCSVNNDEITPNKIT
- the LOC142540788 gene encoding uncharacterized protein LOC142540788 isoform X2, which translates into the protein MVACNAMLDLATASVGRQRLLQFSAIEKLILCSIQANKHYAPMVSASADVIVFEDDEYSASIFHVATTLINTCTMEQLRAIPTELSELYLVHLKSLWGIVNKQRFSISSSKGDLGKDFCTFNTATNKLAESIFRLSITSRLNLEPVAFDMIMESIFGLGETTFELFLSNIWEVSPMLVRNSAQASANQDGIFSPFIKFLGPKEAIPSFLPTMLNRFTSCPPTASDELDILQVMEDVRNQLGCPLVYNQDVRVVKSSCRKRELHYFQEHSGPGISVGRHILNIDDILKFEDAFLDGYSIALRGMELHFQTIASIADGLASLFGQPSAGVNLYLTPNNSQGLVRHSDDHCVFVCQLIGVKKWTIFPRLDHQLPRLYEPLDIPHDLQAESQITDVCQQFLLKEGDVLYIPRGFPHEARTLKDEEFNNPIEFSLHLTLAIEIEPPFEWEGFMHIAVYSWYEKQKMLLYMSPDSMPQNLLTVSVKLLHVAINLIGNSDPMFRKACLVGASSLTEDRFNNNWRTIFDFLVNRISNESKFSNILKHIEATLKENEDPLGHLRWMRHLAVEEEIENSSNLSTLSVDSMYLLDLSSQHWRVAEEVFMQVMSKFCKEVEFNVIEVRYKMLLQKYREVRKQYTHGMLSLHCSVNNDEITPNKIT
- the LOC142538496 gene encoding putative zinc metalloprotease EGY1, chloroplastic translates to MVALTSFRFRLTPLNGSTFRQKLQKNGAECFICWKSVPERRRLSWKGKFGRWDFVIRPCYNSNNNRNDDIVSMTSSEKKSDDDSTASISSRPPTLSPIGQSYSNFQVDSFKLLELLGPEKVDPADVKIIKEKLFGYSTFWVTREEPFGDLEEGILFLGNLRGKREDVFAKIQKQLAEVMGDKYNLFMVEEPNSEGPDPRGGPRVSFCMLRKQVSDPGQTTLWQYVIALLLFLLTIGSLVELGISSQISRLPPEVVKYFTDPNAVEPPDMQLLFPFVDSALPLAYGVLGIQLFHEVGHFLAAFPRKVKLSIPFFIPNITLGSFGAITRFRSILPDRKAKVDISLAEPFAGAALSFSMFTVGLMLSSNPAMAGDLVQVPSMLFQGSLLLGLISRGFLGYTSMHATAISIHPLVIAGWCGLTTSAFNLLPVGCLDGGRAMQGAFGKSALVASGLATYTMLGLGVLGGPLPLPWGLYVLICQRAPEKPCSNDVTEGGTWRKMLLTVGIVLVVMTLLPVWDELAEELGVGLVTTLSFDCTPNPIFILDPLCLLLSYSVHNELYTPTNVK